A region of Nitrospira sp. CR1.1 DNA encodes the following proteins:
- a CDS encoding acyltransferase family protein, giving the protein MRAHQARPEENAGSPGQAGPTHFLRREGPREMTRSATPVTSLSPNLDFLRAVAVLLVYFFHLFITTGPRLPDFLAQFGVLLFFVHTSLVLMFSLERIDLRGQRLFATFYLRRLFRIYPLSIVCVCLIVFFQLPRAPWWPWSQPDASTILANLLLYTEFAYKPVVTSVLWSLPYEVAMYAVLPFCYLAGKAYGIRGILALWGLAVGGGIVQPYISGRLEVAQFAPCFIAGVACYFMGYGVRRRPLPFFGWPLILLAAAGIQALGNYYGYELVARWTLCLMIGLTAPFFAELNRPALNKGAELIARYSYGIYLTHLHAQWAALVALKDQPAAVRYSLLIVLSIGLPVALYHLVEAPMIRLGSRLAARLSTTRALRIRPALPERAFPVSTDTAQSSKSPQQARPRAGQSPAPRTKTAPTPASAR; this is encoded by the coding sequence ATGCGCGCCCATCAGGCTCGTCCTGAGGAGAATGCGGGATCACCCGGCCAGGCAGGGCCAACTCATTTTTTGCGGCGAGAAGGACCTCGCGAGATGACCCGCAGTGCAACTCCAGTCACCTCTCTGTCACCTAATCTGGATTTCCTGCGCGCCGTAGCCGTTCTCCTGGTGTACTTCTTCCATTTGTTTATTACGACTGGCCCCCGGTTGCCCGACTTCCTGGCTCAATTCGGAGTTCTTCTCTTTTTTGTTCACACCAGTTTGGTCTTGATGTTCTCGCTGGAGCGGATTGACCTCAGGGGGCAGAGACTGTTTGCGACCTTTTATTTGCGCCGCTTGTTCCGGATCTACCCGCTCAGCATCGTGTGCGTCTGCCTCATCGTCTTCTTTCAACTCCCCCGGGCCCCCTGGTGGCCCTGGTCCCAACCGGACGCGTCGACCATTCTAGCGAATCTTCTCTTGTATACCGAGTTTGCCTATAAGCCTGTCGTCACCTCTGTGCTCTGGAGTCTCCCCTATGAAGTGGCCATGTATGCCGTCCTTCCGTTCTGTTACCTGGCGGGCAAGGCCTATGGGATCAGAGGGATCCTTGCGCTCTGGGGCCTCGCAGTCGGCGGCGGCATCGTCCAGCCCTACATTTCTGGCCGCTTAGAAGTAGCGCAATTTGCCCCCTGCTTCATCGCCGGCGTGGCTTGTTACTTTATGGGGTATGGCGTTCGCCGGCGCCCGCTTCCGTTTTTCGGGTGGCCGCTGATCCTTCTTGCCGCCGCCGGAATCCAGGCCTTGGGAAACTATTACGGATATGAGCTCGTAGCGCGATGGACATTGTGCCTGATGATCGGTCTCACCGCGCCGTTCTTTGCCGAATTGAACCGGCCGGCGCTGAACAAAGGCGCCGAACTGATCGCCCGGTACTCGTACGGAATCTATCTGACCCATCTGCACGCGCAATGGGCTGCGCTGGTGGCACTCAAAGACCAACCGGCAGCCGTTCGCTACAGCCTGCTCATTGTACTCAGCATAGGCCTGCCCGTGGCCCTTTATCATCTTGTGGAAGCGCCGATGATCCGGCTGGGCTCGCGGCTGGCAGCTCGCCTGTCCACGACACGCGCTCTGCGCATCCGACCGGCCCTCCCTGAACGGGCGTTTCCCGTATCGACAGACACGGCGCAGTCCAGCAAATCTCCCCAGCAGGCGCGGCCCAGGGCCGGACAATCGCCGGCTCCCCGAACCAAAACTGCTCCAACCCCGGCTTCAGCAAGGTAA
- a CDS encoding CHAT domain-containing protein has translation MAKMKSGTVSWETSGEWDVRTAEPARGGRRRATEAPDPFLANLTATKRWQIEQTLTATPKARRGDAAPTPLTLDVEGGTDDSYVVMTRYASGAIRFHIPSEPARRGKRRGTRTVYRFSIPVPAAPVPEAGGRRGFISAAIKTVVLKVAGKIADYTLAKLALLWETSTWKMKGRREGWLAVTPEGLGSNNVLPAADLQTLSSTGRNLLFIHGTFSSTTAAFKELAKTRGSNGRTFFEELQEAYGNRIYGFDHFTLSRTPEENVRMLLDALPDRTTTFDVITHSRGGLVLRHLVERRERFGTLASRFAVGRAVLVASPNGGTPLASPDHVTQYTNWLSNVMELFPENPFTTGVEFVSEALSWIARRLVGSLPGLASMDNNGEIIRGLQAAPSPPGQAYSALVANFEPDAGLLQRIIDTGADLFFPTANDLVVPTEGGWRVDPGTGTAAIPGARVGCFGLGGNLVQQTPVNHVNFFQDPGTVDFLVRALRGQPQPSTPIDIEHDLPSGRRRGVARMESPSPAVAAKPRQEPTATQPALPPQRVAAPVTSLAPSPEPDDVFHIALIAPQQGADVAQLIATFRNARVMEHLHTGGERRSTGTPRRNTTDHGPTQWDRIKAGQAHIQGYINGDPAYPQLPNEAELQQMGAALFAALFPGQVRRLYDAARAEQVSQRLNLIFTSDIGWIADQSWEFIYDPDRRNFLALEEVNFTRNVLTAIPAERIPARPTMRILVVVAQPLGLGTLSVEEEADVIRSGFRRLLDAGLAEVELLLDATPELLHRTLESTAAPIDVIHFIGHGEYNQQTDCGYVIFENQDGGEQRLDSSTLRQIVCRRGIRLVCLNACETGRGGRQDFSRGVAQALIAGGVPAVVANQYPVLDVSATAFSRHFYWALAMGHSIGDAAREARVSVNYSISGEAIDWAVPVVFARNPAQRLCLPRTAADYERTRSAAVRQRRRAMEDRTKIGMWNAHRMIPHLPEICERLTRTQDQYAFETVSFPAPIGIWRREQEKDQAFVVAETLYDRLQDKPKELGVDALICMINFPMKDARTRYLYYWRRDPLIVTSTFGLLEQLNEREFTVEHMIAHLAAAVVAGIPPHPRRVGPADCPLFYNEKRDIRSIAGRLSFCENCRNQFTGNDAKQRLQAAEQILSAYP, from the coding sequence ATGGCGAAAATGAAATCGGGCACGGTCAGCTGGGAGACATCAGGGGAATGGGACGTTCGCACGGCGGAACCGGCTCGCGGCGGACGACGAAGAGCAACCGAGGCGCCGGATCCGTTTTTGGCAAATCTCACTGCGACAAAACGCTGGCAGATCGAGCAGACTCTCACCGCCACGCCCAAGGCCAGGCGCGGCGACGCAGCGCCGACTCCTCTCACCTTGGATGTCGAAGGTGGCACCGACGATAGTTACGTGGTGATGACGCGGTATGCCTCGGGCGCGATCCGGTTTCACATTCCCAGCGAACCGGCTCGTCGCGGAAAGCGCAGGGGGACACGCACGGTCTATCGGTTTTCGATCCCGGTTCCAGCCGCACCGGTGCCGGAAGCGGGAGGACGCCGTGGCTTCATCAGCGCCGCCATCAAAACCGTGGTGCTCAAAGTGGCCGGCAAGATTGCCGACTATACCCTCGCCAAACTCGCCCTGCTCTGGGAGACCAGCACCTGGAAGATGAAGGGTCGACGGGAAGGATGGCTTGCGGTCACCCCCGAAGGACTCGGCAGCAACAACGTCCTGCCTGCGGCTGATCTGCAGACCCTGAGTAGCACCGGACGCAATCTCCTGTTCATCCACGGGACGTTTTCAAGTACGACCGCCGCTTTCAAGGAATTGGCCAAGACGCGCGGCAGCAACGGCAGGACGTTCTTCGAGGAACTGCAGGAAGCCTACGGAAACCGCATCTATGGGTTTGATCACTTCACCCTCAGCCGCACGCCGGAAGAAAACGTGCGCATGTTGCTCGACGCCCTGCCCGATCGCACCACCACCTTCGACGTGATCACCCATTCACGCGGCGGCTTGGTCCTTCGACATCTGGTTGAACGCCGCGAGCGGTTCGGGACGCTGGCCAGTCGCTTCGCCGTCGGTCGCGCTGTGCTGGTCGCCAGTCCGAACGGGGGAACCCCCCTCGCTTCACCGGACCATGTGACGCAATACACCAATTGGCTCTCCAACGTGATGGAGCTCTTCCCTGAGAATCCCTTCACAACCGGCGTGGAATTCGTAAGCGAGGCGTTGTCCTGGATCGCGCGACGGTTGGTCGGCAGCCTCCCGGGCCTGGCCTCGATGGATAACAATGGCGAGATCATCCGGGGATTACAGGCGGCACCGAGCCCGCCCGGTCAGGCCTATTCCGCCCTCGTCGCGAATTTCGAACCGGATGCCGGGTTGCTTCAACGCATCATCGATACGGGCGCGGATTTGTTTTTTCCGACGGCGAATGACCTCGTCGTCCCGACCGAAGGCGGCTGGCGTGTGGATCCGGGAACCGGAACGGCCGCAATTCCGGGAGCCCGTGTCGGCTGTTTCGGCTTGGGCGGGAATCTTGTGCAGCAAACGCCCGTGAACCATGTGAACTTCTTTCAGGATCCCGGCACAGTAGACTTTCTCGTCCGAGCCTTACGCGGACAGCCACAGCCCTCCACGCCCATCGACATCGAGCATGACCTGCCGTCGGGCAGACGTCGAGGTGTCGCTCGAATGGAATCACCTTCGCCCGCTGTGGCCGCCAAACCACGCCAGGAACCGACCGCAACACAACCGGCGCTCCCCCCTCAACGCGTCGCCGCACCCGTCACTTCGCTTGCGCCCTCGCCGGAGCCGGACGACGTGTTCCACATTGCGCTCATCGCTCCCCAGCAGGGAGCCGACGTCGCACAACTCATTGCCACGTTTCGCAACGCCCGGGTCATGGAACATCTGCACACGGGAGGCGAGCGAAGAAGCACTGGAACGCCCCGTCGAAACACCACGGATCACGGACCGACCCAGTGGGACCGGATCAAGGCAGGCCAGGCTCATATTCAAGGCTACATCAACGGGGACCCTGCCTACCCGCAGCTTCCGAATGAAGCCGAGCTGCAACAGATGGGTGCTGCACTCTTCGCCGCGCTGTTTCCCGGACAAGTTCGCCGGCTCTATGATGCGGCCCGGGCGGAACAGGTCAGCCAGCGACTGAACCTGATCTTCACCTCGGACATCGGGTGGATCGCCGACCAGTCGTGGGAGTTCATTTACGACCCCGATCGCAGAAATTTTCTTGCACTGGAGGAAGTCAATTTTACGCGCAACGTGCTCACGGCCATTCCGGCTGAACGCATACCGGCTCGCCCCACCATGCGCATCCTCGTCGTGGTCGCCCAACCGCTGGGACTCGGCACCCTCTCGGTGGAGGAAGAAGCCGACGTGATTCGGAGCGGATTCCGCCGTCTCCTCGACGCAGGGCTGGCCGAGGTCGAGTTGCTGCTCGACGCCACTCCGGAGCTATTGCATCGCACCCTGGAATCAACGGCCGCCCCGATCGACGTGATCCACTTTATCGGCCATGGGGAATACAACCAGCAGACCGATTGCGGGTATGTGATCTTCGAGAATCAAGACGGCGGCGAGCAGCGTTTGGATTCATCCACGCTGCGCCAGATCGTCTGCCGCCGGGGCATTCGTCTTGTCTGTCTGAATGCTTGCGAAACCGGCCGTGGCGGCCGACAGGATTTCAGTCGCGGCGTGGCCCAGGCCCTCATTGCCGGCGGCGTGCCGGCCGTGGTCGCCAATCAGTACCCAGTGCTGGATGTCTCCGCCACCGCCTTCTCCCGCCACTTCTACTGGGCCCTGGCGATGGGACACAGCATCGGCGATGCCGCCCGTGAGGCGCGGGTGTCGGTGAATTACTCGATCTCCGGAGAAGCGATCGACTGGGCCGTCCCCGTGGTCTTTGCCCGTAACCCTGCACAACGTCTCTGCCTGCCAAGGACGGCGGCCGACTACGAGCGGACGAGAAGCGCGGCCGTACGCCAGCGGCGGCGCGCGATGGAAGATCGAACCAAAATCGGAATGTGGAACGCGCATCGCATGATTCCCCACTTGCCGGAAATCTGCGAGCGTCTCACCAGGACCCAGGATCAATACGCCTTCGAAACCGTGTCTTTTCCAGCCCCGATCGGAATCTGGCGCCGGGAGCAGGAGAAGGATCAGGCCTTTGTGGTGGCCGAAACGCTCTATGACCGACTACAGGACAAACCCAAAGAATTGGGCGTGGATGCGCTCATTTGCATGATCAACTTTCCGATGAAGGACGCGCGAACGAGGTATCTGTACTATTGGCGGCGGGACCCGCTGATCGTGACCTCGACTTTCGGGTTGCTGGAACAGCTGAACGAACGGGAATTCACGGTGGAACACATGATAGCTCACCTGGCGGCGGCGGTTGTCGCGGGAATCCCGCCGCATCCGCGCCGGGTGGGGCCCGCCGATTGCCCACTTTTTTATAACGAGAAACGGGACATCCGATCGATCGCCGGGCGGCTGAGCTTTTGCGAAAACTGCCGCAACCAATTCACGGGCAACGACGCGAAACAGCGGCTGCAGGCCGCCGAACAGATTCTCTCGGCCTACCCCTGA